The genomic interval ACGGCCGCATCTGTCTCGTTGATGAGTACGCCAGCGACACCGCCCCCGTCGTAGGCGGTGATACCGGCGTAGCTCGATTCCGGCGTGTCCATTATCCACAGTGCGTAGGGGAGTTCCTGATCGCTCTCGTAGACCTCTAATCCGTCCGCTTCGGAGAGGGATGGCGTCCCGAATTCCGGAAGCGATGGAAGGGCTTCGAGCACGTCCGGCTCGGCGATGATCTCAACTGTCAAATCGCCTTCGCCGAGTCGCTCCGCGATGAGACTCGGGTAGAAGCTGAGCACGACCGGTGCAAGCCCCCGCATCCGTGTCGCGCGCTCAAACAGTTCGTTGCTGGGTTTGAGCGCCTGATCCGGTGCGTGGGCCGCGCTCATCGTGACGGACGCACCCTCCAACAGACTCGTGGAGACGGGTGCGTCACGCGGAAGGTGATTGACGAACGCAGTCGTCGACGAAACCGCATCCGTCGCCCGCTCGTACGCCCGGTACTCCCGAAGTGCGAGCCGACCGGCGGTCGTCACCGCGTACTCCGAGCCGTCTTTTTCGACGAGGCCGGCCTCGGTGAGTTCGGCGATTGCGCGGTCAACTGTCGAACGCGAACTCTCGAGTTCGGCGACGAGCTCCGGTTTGCGAGCGGGAGATGCCTGTAAGGCGGCGAGTACGGGAGAGCGCCGTTCGAGAAGGCGTCGCATCTCTGCATCACTCTCTGGCATATTCCGGTCGTATTCGCGGGGTACGTATAATCAGTACTACATTCATCGCAACGAAGTCCGTACTCACGCTCCGGGAGAGTCACCGCGCTGTGAACGTACTAACAAGGAGTGAGGGTATACGAACGGGAACACAAGTTGGAGATGTCCCCGCTGACGCATCGAGGGACGCTTGCTAATATGAGTTCCAAGATGCTCCTGAACGAAGACCACTGGATCACGCTCGTCGCTGCGATTGTGACGGTGGGCGGGCTCGGACTCCTGTCCGACCTTCCGTGGTTCTGGCTGTTAGTCGCGGGAATGGTCGTCTCAGGGATGGTTGAATTCGTGATTCGAGAGATACCCCCTGATAGGGATGACTACGACCCGGAAGCGTACCGACTGTGGGACGCTGGATACGGTCGAGACTCCGAAAGCAGCAGTGATACCGAGTGAAATGGCGCTGTTGAAATCCGTTAGGAGTCCGTAAATCACGCCCCCGGTATACTCCGTATGCGCTGGTCGTCACCGGTTTCGTAGCCGTGTGGTAACGGCTGTTTCACCGATACAAATGGGGGCGATAAGAGGTCGATAGAGCCGTTCGGGGTTACTCGACGCGGAGCGTCATCGTGAGCGGCGCGCCGTCTGCGAGTGAGGTGACGTAGTCGCGGGGGAGGTCGGCGGCCGCGGCGTCGGCGTCCACCATGATGGTGCGGTCGTCGACGTACGTGCTGGTGCGGCCGACGTGCCCGCGCTGGTTCTCGAACGCGAGGTCGGGGTGGCCGCTCCCCGTGATTGTGACGCGTTCGTCGGGGGTTTCGAGGATGGCGGTGATGGTGGCGCTCTCGTCCCGGCAGGCATCGACGAACTCGCGCGAGAAGTCGCTGGGGGCGCGGTCGGCGTCGATGGCGAGGATGCAGTCGCCGGCGGGCGTGAGGTAGTCGTCGGTCGTGACCTCGAACGTGCTCGCGTGTTCGGCGGAGACGTTCTCGTGGCCGCGGGCGTGCACGACTTCTTCCATACCCGCGTTCGGCCCCTCTCGCACTTGAAGGTCTTTATGTGTGCGCGGATTCGCCGAAATCGTGCTAGAGTCCCGCAACCGGCTGCGTGGTAGCTGTTTGCACACCCCGGCCGAGGGCAAATTTTAAATGTCTATGGGAGGTACTAGGTGATACCTGAACGCCCCAGCGTTCACCAGCACCGCTCGAGAATGACAGGCCGTTCTCACTTACGACGATCCGAAGGGACTGGCGAGCGACGCCTGTGTGGCGCACAGCGGCGGAATGGAACCGAGGTTTGAACAATGGTAGAACAAGAAACTATCGACGTGTCGTCCGCGGACGAGCTGATTACTGACGAAGAACTCGAGAGCAAATCCAAGGGCCAGCTTATCAAGAAAGCCGGCCAGTTCCGTGACCGACGGAACGAGCTCAACCAACTCGCGTCCTCGCGCGCCTCCAAGCGCGACGAGCTGAACGCGAAGACGCGCGAGAAGGTCGACGCGGCGCAGGAACACCGCGAGGACCGCGACGAACTGAACGAGCGCGTGCAGGAGCACAAGGAGATTCGAAACGAGCTCAACGCCGAAGCGAACGAGCTCTTCGAAGAGGTCGAAGACCGCAAGTCCGACCTCGAACTCGACGAGGGCAAAGACCTCGAAGAGCTGAAAGAGGAGATCGAACAGCTCGAGTTCAAGCAGCAGACCGAAGTCCTCTCCACGGAGGACGAGCGCGAGCTCATCGAGAAGATCGAGCAGAAGCGCGAGGAGTACCAGACGCGCAAGGAGAAGCTCGACCAGACCGAGGGGCTCGACGAGCTCGTCGAGGAAGCAGAAGAGGTTCGCGCCGAGGCGTCGAAGCACCACGAGAAGGTGACGGAGCTCGCAGACCGCGCGCAGAAGCACCACAACGAGATGATCGAGGCCTACCGGGAGGCCGACGACATCCGTGACGAGGCCGACGAGAAGCACGAGGCGTTCGTCGAGGCCCAGGAGGCCGCCGACGCGCACCACGAGGCCTTCGTTCGCGTGCAGAAGCGTCTGCGCGAGCTCGATAAGGAAGAAGAAGAGGAGAAGCAGTCCCAGCGCGAAGCGAAGCGCCAGGAAGCGAAGGAAGAGGCCGAGGACATCTACGAGCGGTTCCAGGAGGGCGAGACCCTCGACACCGAGGACCTCCGGAAGCTCCAGAAGTCCGGTCTCCTATAGTCGGCGTTCTCTCTCCGGTATTTCTCCGTTTTCGAGTCCGCGTAGCCCCTGGCTCGCCGGGACTGGCGAGTTTTTAACACGTCCGGGCGTGTCGTGTGCGTATGGATACTGCAGTGAAGCGGTTCGGGCGGCTGTTCGTGTTCGTGCTCGCGCTCGCGGTGGGCGCGGCCGCGGGCTGGCTGGTGTTCGTCGGAGCCGCGGACGGGAGTCTCGCGCGCCTGCTGGGTATCGTGCTCGCTATCGGCGTCGCCGTCGCGGTGGGCCGGCTGGGCGCGAACGTGGCGGGGTCGGTGTTCGCGCCGTACAACGTCGCCGAAGTGGGCGTCGAGGGCCCGATATCGCGGGACGGCGGGAGTTCGGTGCCGATGCAGCCGGGTTCGACGCCCGCGGACGCCATCGTGGAGCAGATGGAGCGCGCGGACGCGGACGGGAACGTGGACGCGCTCGTCGTCCGCCTCAATACGCCGGGTGGCGAGGTCGTGCCGAGCGACGACATCCGGAACGCCGCCGAGAAATTCGAGGGGCCGACGGTGGCGTACGCGACGGACACGTGTGCGAGCGGCGGGTACTGGATCGCGTCGGGCTGTGACCGCATCTTCGCGCGCGACGGCAGCATCGTCGGCTCCATCGGCGTGGTGGGGTCGCGGCCGAACGCGTCCGGGTTGATGGAGAAGCTCGGGTTGTCCTACGAGCAGTTCACGGCGGGCGAGTACAAGGACGCCGGCGTCCCGCTGAAGGAGATGGAGGAGAAAGACCGGGAGTACCTCCAGGGCATCGTGGACGGCTACTACGACGAGTTCGTGGAACGCGTGACGGACGGCCGCGACCTGGACGAGGACGAAGTGCGGGACACGGAAGCCCGCGTCTACCTCGGGGAGGACGCGAAAGACCTCGGCTTGGTGGACGAACTCGGGACGCGGGACGCCGTGGACGACTACCTCGAATCGGAGCTCGGCACCGGCGTGGAGACCCGGGAGTTCGAGCCGCAACGCGGGCTCGCGTCCCGGGTGCGGTTCGGCGCGCAGTCGCTCGCGTTCGCGTTCGGCGCGGGGCTCGCGAACGCGGTCGGCGCGGACGATATCGGCTTCGAGTTCACGTAGACGGGAGAGTTTTTACTGCGGGGTGTGCATCCTCTACGTACCCGAATGCACACGCTGGTTCTCTGTCTCGACCGGTCGGGCGCGGTGCCGCGCGCGACCGGCGTCACACCCCCGGTCGCCGGCTGGGAGGCCGTGCAGTCCCTCGTGGTGGAGTACGGCGTCACCGACCCCGAGGACTCGGCGGTGAACTGCCTGCTCGAAGGCCTGCGGGTGAGCCGCGACCTCCGGGACGACGGCGAGGAATCCACGGTCGCGGTGGTGTCCGGGAACGCGGACTCCATCGTCGGCGCAGACCGCACCATCGCCGAGCAAGTGGACGCCCTCCTGGAGCGCTTCGACCCGGACGCCGCCATCCTCGTCGTGGACAGCGCGGACGACGAGCGCGTCGTCCCCATCGTGGAGAGCCGCCTCCCCGTCGATTCGGTCGATCGGGTCGTCGTGCGGCAGGCCCGCGACATCGAGTCCACGTACTACCTCCTGAAGCAGTTCCTCGCCGACGAGGAACTCCGCGGCACCGTGCTCGTCCCGCTCGGCGTCGTCCTGCTCGTCTTCCCGATACTCCTCACGCTCACGAACAGCCTCGCCGTCGCCATCGCCGCAATCACCGCCGTCATCGGCGTGTTCCTCCTCTACAAGGGCCTGAACATCGACGAGTCCGTGAGCGGCCTCCCGAGTCAGGCCCGGGACGCCCTCTACTCGGGCCGCGTGAGCATCGTCACGTACGTCGTCGCCGCCGGTCTCGCGCTCATCGGGGTGTTCGCGGGCGCGCTCGGCGTCTCCGACATGGCGTCGATGGACGGCGAGTTCGTCGCCGCGATGGCGTTCGCGTTCTACAGCGTCCCCTGGCTCGCGCTCGGCGCGCTCGCCGCGAGCACCGGCCGCCTCATCGACGAATCCATCAGGGAGGACGAGGTCGGCGCGAACTACGTGAACCTCCCGTTCGGCGTCGTCGCCGTCGGCCTCGTCGTCCGCGGGTTCGCCGGCTACTTCCTCGAACGCGCGAGCGTCCTCGACCCCGTCACCGTCGGCGGCGTGGACTTGGGCGCGCTCTCTCTCGCACCCGTCGTTCTCTCCGCGGAGGAACGCCTCGCCGTCTTCGTCGTCGCGGGCGTGCTCGTCAGCCTCGTCGGCATCCGCGTCGGCGGAATTCTCGGCGACGAGTAGCGTGAGTCCGCGACCCCTATAGCCCCCGAGCGCGAACCCCGGGTATGACCGACGGCCAGTGGGTGGGGTTGTTCTCCGGCGGCAAGGACTCGAACTGGGCGCTCTACCGCGCGCTCGAAGACGGACTCGACGTCGGCCGCCTCCTCACCGTCCACCCCGAGGAGGACTCCTACATGTACCACGTGCCCGCGACCAGCCTCACCGAACTCGCCGCCGAGAGCATCGGCATCCCGCTCGTGAACGTCGACCCCGGCGACCTCGACGCGCTCGACGCCGAGGACTCCGGCGCGCAGGGCGACCGCGAACTCGAACCCCTGGAGGCCGCGCTCCGCGACCTCGCACCCAGCCTCGACGGCGGCCTCGCCGGCGTCACCGCCGGCGCGATCGAGAGCGAGTACCAGACCAGCCGCATCCAGGCGATGGCCGACCGCCTCGGCTGTGAGGTGTTCGCGCCGCTCTGGCAGGAAGACCCCGAAGCACTCGGCGAGGCGATGCTCGACGCCGGCTTCGAAATCACCATCCTCCAAGTCGCCGCGTACGGCCTCGACGAATCCTGGCTCGGCCGCACCCTCGACCACCAGGCGCTCAGCGACCTCCGAGAACTCAACGACGAGTACGGCGTCCACCTCCTCGGCGAAGGCGGCGAGTTCGAGACGTTTGTCACGGACGGCCCTCACTTCGACCGCGCCATCGAACTGGAGTACGACACCGTCTGGGAGGGAAATCGCGGGCACGTCGAAATCACGGACGCGCGGCTGGAATAACCGCGGTAGAACTGTTAGTTCCCGTTCGATATCGTGGTGTGTGCGCCGATGAGCGCGCCGGCGAAGTCGATGTTCTCGACGTGGGTCTGCTCGTCGATGATGGAGTCGCGGACGTCGCAGTCGCGGACGGTGGCGTCCGGGAAGACGACGGAGTTGTCGAGGCTGGAGTTGACGACTTCCGCGCCGTCCATCACGTGAACGTTGTCGCCGAGCGTGGTGTTCTCGACGGTGGCGGAGTCCGCGACGAGGGCGTCGCCGTCGAGCGTCCACGCGACCGCGTCCAGGTAGGACTCGGGCGTGCCGATGTCGAACCACGCGCCCTCGAACGTGAACGCGTGCACGGACTGGCGCTGCTGGAGCCACTGAATGAACCACCCGGGCTCGTCGGGGTTCTCGCCCGCGTCGAGGTACTCGCCGAACGACGGGATGGTGTCCGCGGGGAACGCGTAGCACGCGATGGAGACGAGCGTGCTCTTCGGATTCGCGGGCTTCTCCTGGAAATCCACGACCTCGTCCCCGTCGAGACTCACCAGCCCGTACGACTTCGCGCGCTCCTTACTCCCCACGTCGTACGCCGCCAGCGACGGCGCGTCCTTCGCCTCGAAGAAATCCAGGAACTCGGAGACCTCGAAGCTGATGAGGTTGTCGCCCGCGATGACGAGCGTGTCCTCCGCCACGCCCTCCCGCTCGAACAACTGATTCAACGCCCCCACCACGCCGAACTTCTCGTCCTCCTCGGTGGTGTCCTCGATGGAGAGCGTCGTCTTCTCGTACCCCTGCTCGTCCAGGTGTTCCGCGAAATCGTCCGCGAACCGCTCGTTCGTCGACACGAACACCTCACTGATGCGGTCGTCCGCCTCCAACTCCGAGAAAATCCGGTCGATAACAGTAGACTCACCGACAGGCAGGAACATCTTCGGCCGATGCTTCGTAATCGGCCACATCCGCGTCGCGTACCCGCCAGCCAGCACGACAGCTTTCATACCCCACCGATACCCCGGCCGCGGTAAGGTCTTTTTCCTTCCACTTCCACCGTTTTCCGGCTCGGGTGCGCCGGCGGCGCACCACTCGCCGCAAAACCCTGGAGGGAAAAAGCCCGAACGCGCTCCGCGCGTTCGGTCGAATACGAGGGACATCTACAGCGCCGCCACCCGCGGTCGCACCGCCGCACCGCGACAGCACCACCCCGCTACGCTATCTTGAACGCGGGTTCCTCGATGCCCTCGTGCTTGCATTCGGGGCAGCGCGAGGGGAGGTTGAGCGGGTCGTCGAAGTCGTTGAACCCGCACTCCTCGCACTCGGGCGGGCGGACGAGGAGTTCGTCGTCCGTGCCGTCGAGGGATTTCGCGACGTGTTCGACGTGCCGGAGCGCGGCGTGCGCGGTGATGGCGAACTCTGTCGCGAGCGAACTCGGGGTGGCGGGTTCCTCGCGGAGGGCGTCGGCGATGCGTTCGCGGGTCGTCCGCTCTGGCATACCCGGGCTTGGACGGGCGACGCTTAGTGTCCATCGGTGGACGTTAGTTCGCGCGACGGCGAGCAGTCGTATGAGCGACGGCGAACGAATTACGGGAACGGAAAACGTGCCCGCGGATTCGACGTTCCTGTTCACGGTCGAAACCGACGACGGCGAGGACGAGGCGGTGCTCACGCGCGCCGAAGACGGCGTCGAGGGGTACGTGAACCGCTGTATGCACTTCACGCACATCCGCATCGACAAGGGGAGCGGCGCGCCCGTCCGGAACGGCGAACTCGTCTGCGCGAACCACGGCGCGATGTTCGAGCAGGACACGGGCGTCTGCACGTTCGGGCCCTGTGAGGGCGCGCAGCTCGACCGCATCGACATCGACGTTCGCGACGGCGGCGTCTACCTCGTGGACGACGACTACGCGTTCGTGCGGACGGGCGGTATCGAGTCCGACCCGGCCGACCTGGGGTCTACGTCGAACGTCGAGTTCTAGCCCGGTAGGCGTCGTGCAGGCGCTCCGTCACGGGGAACTCCTCGTACGTGGTGTCGTCGTATCGGCGGACGGGGCGGAGTTCCCACGTGGAGTTCGTGAGGAACACCTCGTCCGCCCGGCGGAGCGCCGCGGGGTCGTAGCGACCGGTCTCGACCGGAATATCGCGTTCGCGAGCGATGTCCAGAACGACCTCGCGGGTGATGCCGGGGAGTATCGGGCCGTCGAGGCTCGGCGTGCGGAGGACGCCATCGCGGACGAAGAAGACGTTGCTCGTCGCGCCCTCGGCGAGCGACCCGCTGGCGTCGAGGAGGAGGGCTTCGTCGGCGTCCACGCTCCGGCGCGCGAGGACGCCGTTGAGGTAGTTGTGGGTCTTCGCGGCGGCGGGAATCGCCTCGCTCGGGACGCGCTGGACGGACGAGGTTTCGAGCGTGGCGGGCGCGTCCCACGCGGGGCCGCGGTCGAGTTCGCGCACCTGCACGACGACGGTCGGGTCGGTCGCCGGGCCGGGGTCGAGTTTGCCGGGCTGGACGCCCCGTGAGACGCTGAGTTTGACGTACGCCTCCGCGAGGTCGTTCGCGTCGAGCGTCTCCCGGACGCGCTCGCGGAGGGTCTCGGCGGAGAGTTCGTGGTCGATTCCGAGGAGCGAGCAGGAGTTCGCGAGCCGATCGAGGTGGGCGTCGAACCGGAAGACGCGGCCGTCGTAGGCGCGCATCGTCTCGAAGACGGCGTCGCCGTACTGGAACCCGCGGTCGCGGACGCTCACGGTGGCGTCGTCGGCGGGGACGAGGTCGCCGTCTACGCTGTATAACATGTCTGGAGGAAGGTTCGAATCAGCTGTTTTCCGCCGTCGGTGAGGATGCTCTCGGGGTGGAACTGGACGCCGACGTGCGGTTTCTCGCGGTGGCGGACGGCCATCACGAGGTCGCGGTCGTCAGTGGTGTGCGCGGTCGCCTCCAACGCCCGGGGGAGGTCGCCGGTCGCGGCGAGGGAGTGGTAGCGGCCGACGGAGAGCATGTCGGGGAGGCCGGCGAAGACGCCGCGGCCGTCGTGCGCGATGGTGGAGGGTTTGCCGTGGACGACGCTGGGGGCGTGGCCGACCCGCCCGCCGTTCGCGGCGACGAGCGCCTGGTGGCCGAGGCAGACGCCGAGCGTCGGGTAGTCGAGCGAGAACACGGCCGTGGAGACGCCGGCGTCCGCGGGCGTTCCCGGCCCCGGGGAGACGACGATGCCGTCCGGGTCGATGTCCCGCACGTCGGCGAGAGTGAGGGCGTCGTTGCGCTCGACGCGGAGTTCCTCGCGGGGGTCGCGGCCCGCGTCCGCGAGCGCGTCGCCGACGTACTGGACGAGGTTGTAGACGAACGAGTCGTAGTTGTCCACGACGAGAATCACGACTCCACCCCCAGCGACGCCTCCAGAGCGTCGTCCAATGCGGTGACGAGCGCGCGAGCCTTCGCGAGCGTCTCGTCGTACTCGGCGTCGGGGTCGGAGTCGTGGACGACGCCCGCGCCGACCCGGAGGTGGTACTCCTCGCGGTGGCGGACGAGCGTGCGGATGACGATGTTCAAGACCGCGCGGCCGTCGAACCCGACGAGGCCCATGCTTCCGGTGTAGGGGCCGCGGCGGGTGGCTTCGACCGCGTCGATTAGCTCCATCGTTCGCGGTTTCGGCGCGCCCGTGATGGTGCCGCCGGGGAAGACGGCGGCGACGGCGTCCGCGAGCGACTGGTCGTCGCGGAGCGTGCCGGTCACGTCGCTCACGAGGTGCATCACCTCGGAGTACCGGTCGACGCGGCGGTACTCGGCGACCGCGACGCTCCCGTACTCGCTGACTTTCCCGAGGTCGTTGCGTTCGAGGTCCACGAGCATCGCGTGTTCGGCGCGCTCCTTCTCGTCGCCCCGGAGTTCCGCTTCGAGCGCGTCGTCCGCGGCGGGCGTGTCGCCCCGCGGGCGGGTGCCGGCAATGGGTTCCGTCCGCAGGCGGTCGCCGTCGCGTTCGAGCAGGAGTTCGGGGCTGGCGGAGACGA from Salarchaeum japonicum carries:
- a CDS encoding transcriptional regulator, with the protein product MPERTTRERIADALREEPATPSSLATEFAITAHAALRHVEHVAKSLDGTDDELLVRPPECEECGFNDFDDPLNLPSRCPECKHEGIEEPAFKIA
- a CDS encoding Rieske (2Fe-2S) protein, with the protein product MSDGERITGTENVPADSTFLFTVETDDGEDEAVLTRAEDGVEGYVNRCMHFTHIRIDKGSGAPVRNGELVCANHGAMFEQDTGVCTFGPCEGAQLDRIDIDVRDGGVYLVDDDYAFVRTGGIESDPADLGSTSNVEF
- a CDS encoding DUF373 family protein yields the protein MHTLVLCLDRSGAVPRATGVTPPVAGWEAVQSLVVEYGVTDPEDSAVNCLLEGLRVSRDLRDDGEESTVAVVSGNADSIVGADRTIAEQVDALLERFDPDAAILVVDSADDERVVPIVESRLPVDSVDRVVVRQARDIESTYYLLKQFLADEELRGTVLVPLGVVLLVFPILLTLTNSLAVAIAAITAVIGVFLLYKGLNIDESVSGLPSQARDALYSGRVSIVTYVVAAGLALIGVFAGALGVSDMASMDGEFVAAMAFAFYSVPWLALGALAASTGRLIDESIREDEVGANYVNLPFGVVAVGLVVRGFAGYFLERASVLDPVTVGGVDLGALSLAPVVLSAEERLAVFVVAGVLVSLVGIRVGGILGDE
- a CDS encoding aminotransferase class IV, which codes for MLYSVDGDLVPADDATVSVRDRGFQYGDAVFETMRAYDGRVFRFDAHLDRLANSCSLLGIDHELSAETLRERVRETLDANDLAEAYVKLSVSRGVQPGKLDPGPATDPTVVVQVRELDRGPAWDAPATLETSSVQRVPSEAIPAAAKTHNYLNGVLARRSVDADEALLLDASGSLAEGATSNVFFVRDGVLRTPSLDGPILPGITREVVLDIARERDIPVETGRYDPAALRRADEVFLTNSTWELRPVRRYDDTTYEEFPVTERLHDAYRARTRRST
- a CDS encoding sugar phosphate nucleotidyltransferase, encoding MKAVVLAGGYATRMWPITKHRPKMFLPVGESTVIDRIFSELEADDRISEVFVSTNERFADDFAEHLDEQGYEKTTLSIEDTTEEDEKFGVVGALNQLFEREGVAEDTLVIAGDNLISFEVSEFLDFFEAKDAPSLAAYDVGSKERAKSYGLVSLDGDEVVDFQEKPANPKSTLVSIACYAFPADTIPSFGEYLDAGENPDEPGWFIQWLQQRQSVHAFTFEGAWFDIGTPESYLDAVAWTLDGDALVADSATVENTTLGDNVHVMDGAEVVNSSLDNSVVFPDATVRDCDVRDSIIDEQTHVENIDFAGALIGAHTTISNGN
- a CDS encoding DUF371 domain-containing protein, coding for MEEVVHARGHENVSAEHASTFEVTTDDYLTPAGDCILAIDADRAPSDFSREFVDACRDESATITAILETPDERVTITGSGHPDLAFENQRGHVGRTSTYVDDRTIMVDADAAAADLPRDYVTSLADGAPLTMTLRVE
- a CDS encoding coiled-coil protein, whose product is MVEQETIDVSSADELITDEELESKSKGQLIKKAGQFRDRRNELNQLASSRASKRDELNAKTREKVDAAQEHREDRDELNERVQEHKEIRNELNAEANELFEEVEDRKSDLELDEGKDLEELKEEIEQLEFKQQTEVLSTEDERELIEKIEQKREEYQTRKEKLDQTEGLDELVEEAEEVRAEASKHHEKVTELADRAQKHHNEMIEAYREADDIRDEADEKHEAFVEAQEAADAHHEAFVRVQKRLRELDKEEEEEKQSQREAKRQEAKEEAEDIYERFQEGETLDTEDLRKLQKSGLL
- a CDS encoding diphthine--ammonia ligase; translation: MTDGQWVGLFSGGKDSNWALYRALEDGLDVGRLLTVHPEEDSYMYHVPATSLTELAAESIGIPLVNVDPGDLDALDAEDSGAQGDRELEPLEAALRDLAPSLDGGLAGVTAGAIESEYQTSRIQAMADRLGCEVFAPLWQEDPEALGEAMLDAGFEITILQVAAYGLDESWLGRTLDHQALSDLRELNDEYGVHLLGEGGEFETFVTDGPHFDRAIELEYDTVWEGNRGHVEITDARLE
- a CDS encoding helix-turn-helix transcriptional regulator produces the protein MPESDAEMRRLLERRSPVLAALQASPARKPELVAELESSRSTVDRAIAELTEAGLVEKDGSEYAVTTAGRLALREYRAYERATDAVSSTTAFVNHLPRDAPVSTSLLEGASVTMSAAHAPDQALKPSNELFERATRMRGLAPVVLSFYPSLIAERLGEGDLTVEIIAEPDVLEALPSLPEFGTPSLSEADGLEVYESDQELPYALWIMDTPESSYAGITAYDGGGVAGVLINETDAAVQWAEDHYAQYRAEADEISTAEL
- a CDS encoding anthranilate synthase component II — translated: MILVVDNYDSFVYNLVQYVGDALADAGRDPREELRVERNDALTLADVRDIDPDGIVVSPGPGTPADAGVSTAVFSLDYPTLGVCLGHQALVAANGGRVGHAPSVVHGKPSTIAHDGRGVFAGLPDMLSVGRYHSLAATGDLPRALEATAHTTDDRDLVMAVRHREKPHVGVQFHPESILTDGGKQLIRTFLQTCYTA
- the sppA gene encoding signal peptide peptidase SppA is translated as MDTAVKRFGRLFVFVLALAVGAAAGWLVFVGAADGSLARLLGIVLAIGVAVAVGRLGANVAGSVFAPYNVAEVGVEGPISRDGGSSVPMQPGSTPADAIVEQMERADADGNVDALVVRLNTPGGEVVPSDDIRNAAEKFEGPTVAYATDTCASGGYWIASGCDRIFARDGSIVGSIGVVGSRPNASGLMEKLGLSYEQFTAGEYKDAGVPLKEMEEKDREYLQGIVDGYYDEFVERVTDGRDLDEDEVRDTEARVYLGEDAKDLGLVDELGTRDAVDDYLESELGTGVETREFEPQRGLASRVRFGAQSLAFAFGAGLANAVGADDIGFEFT